The following proteins come from a genomic window of Mycobacteriales bacterium:
- a CDS encoding peroxiredoxin yields MAGDAAPEFALRDQHGREQTLANRRGARHVLLVFYPFAFTQVCGGELRELRDNALTWDSLGADVLAVSCDPVPALREFSDREGIEFPLCSDFWPHGAVATAYDALEPVLGAAVRASFVIDRAGIVRWSVRNEIDTARRITDYVKALAEL; encoded by the coding sequence GTGGCCGGCGACGCCGCCCCGGAGTTCGCACTGCGCGACCAGCACGGCCGGGAGCAGACCCTGGCCAACCGCCGGGGCGCCCGCCATGTCCTGCTCGTCTTCTACCCGTTCGCCTTCACGCAGGTCTGCGGGGGCGAGCTGCGCGAGCTTCGGGACAACGCGCTGACGTGGGACAGCCTCGGCGCGGATGTCCTCGCTGTCTCCTGCGATCCGGTGCCGGCCCTGCGTGAGTTCTCCGACCGGGAGGGCATCGAGTTCCCGCTCTGCTCGGACTTCTGGCCGCACGGCGCGGTAGCCACGGCGTACGACGCGCTCGAACCGGTGCTCGGCGCGGCGGTGCGGGCGAGCTTCGTCATCGACCGTGCGGGCATCGTGCGCTGGAGCGTGCGCAACGAGATCGACACGGCACGACGGATCACGGACTACGTGAAAGCGCTCGCTGAGCTTTAG
- a CDS encoding DUF3052 domain-containing protein: MSVTAGGAAGPRGVADKLGIVTGSVVQELGWDDDCDEAFRQTIAGCAGSELVDEEYDDVVDVVVLWWRDGDGDLVDALVDALTPLTDNGVIWLLTPKAGRDGHVEPSDVSEAAPTAGLQQTSSISAGSDWNGARLVAPKAARGKGR, encoded by the coding sequence GTGAGCGTCACCGCCGGCGGTGCGGCGGGCCCGCGCGGCGTCGCGGACAAGCTCGGCATCGTGACGGGATCGGTCGTCCAGGAGCTCGGGTGGGACGACGACTGCGACGAGGCTTTCCGGCAGACGATCGCCGGTTGTGCCGGATCCGAGCTGGTTGACGAGGAGTACGACGACGTCGTGGACGTGGTCGTGCTGTGGTGGCGCGACGGCGACGGCGACCTGGTCGACGCGCTCGTCGATGCGCTCACGCCACTCACCGACAACGGGGTGATCTGGCTGCTGACCCCGAAGGCGGGTCGCGACGGTCACGTCGAGCCGAGTGACGTCAGCGAGGCCGCGCCGACCGCGGGCCTTCAGCAGACCTCGAGCATCTCGGCCGGCAGCGACTGGAACGGTGCGCGGCTGGTCGCGCCCAAGGCCGCGCGGGGCAAGGGCCGCTGA
- the aceE gene encoding pyruvate dehydrogenase (acetyl-transferring), homodimeric type, producing the protein MAKGRNRYSVISDGLPSQIPDVDPAETQEWLDSLDGVIDAAGPRRARFLMLKLLERARERQVGVPALRSTDYVNTIPAEAEPWFPGDEYVERRIRAYIRWNAAIMVSRANTLTNVGGHIATYASSASLYEVGFNHFFRGKEGGESGDQVYIQGHGSPGMYARAFLEGRLTTEQLDGFRQEISRHGLPSYPHPRLMPDFWEFPTVSMGLSPLEAIYQARFNRYLHDRQIKDTSRSHVWAFAGDGEMDEVESLGALGVAAREELDNLTFVVNCNLQRLDGPVRGNGKIIQELESYFRGAGWHVIKVVWGREWDELLARDADGVLVNAMNTTPDGQFQKYSVSDGAFIRDDFFGRDPRLRKMVEHLSDDELTRLSRGGHDYHKVYAAFKAAREHVGQPTVILAHTIKGWTLGKDFEARNATHQMKKLTKPELKEFRDRLYLEIPDSALDGDLPPYYHPGKDSDEISYMLERRRALGGFLPQRLDRSKPLVLPGDKVYDVFRKGSGKQAVATTMAFVRLLKDLMKDPEIGKRFVPVIPDEARTFGIDAMFPTAKIYSTHGQRYDPVDADMLLSYREDTRGQILHEGISEAGSMASVIAAGSSYATHSEPMIPVYVFYSMFGFQRTGDLMWAMADQLCSGFLLGATAGRTTLNGEGLQHEDGHSLLLAATNPACVSYDPAFAYEVAIIVKEALNRMYGDRSKGDDHRHVFYYLTVYNEPMPQPATPEIDNLDEQVLRGLYRFAAAPEVRGNGDAPRAQLIASGTALHWVLDAQAKLAADWGVAADVWSATSWTELRREALECDLQNRLAAAAGGEAEHRTPWITHQLEDVPGPVIAVSDWMRAVPDQIAQWVPGDWSSLGTDGFGRSDTRPALRRYFSVDAESVVLATLTELARLGEVKPEAPAEAIAKYGLNQD; encoded by the coding sequence ATGGCGAAAGGACGTAACCGCTACTCGGTGATCAGCGACGGGCTACCGAGCCAGATCCCCGACGTCGACCCGGCGGAGACCCAGGAGTGGCTGGACTCCCTCGACGGCGTCATCGACGCGGCCGGACCGCGCCGGGCCCGGTTCCTCATGCTGAAGCTGCTCGAGCGCGCCCGCGAGCGGCAGGTCGGCGTGCCCGCGCTGCGCTCGACCGACTACGTCAACACCATCCCGGCCGAGGCGGAGCCGTGGTTCCCGGGCGACGAGTACGTCGAGCGCCGGATCCGCGCCTACATCCGCTGGAACGCCGCGATCATGGTCAGCCGGGCGAACACCCTGACCAACGTCGGCGGCCACATCGCCACCTACGCCTCCTCCGCCAGCCTCTACGAGGTCGGCTTCAACCACTTCTTCCGCGGCAAGGAGGGCGGCGAGTCCGGCGACCAGGTCTACATCCAGGGCCACGGCTCCCCAGGCATGTACGCCCGCGCATTCCTCGAGGGCCGGCTGACCACCGAGCAGCTCGACGGGTTCCGCCAGGAGATCAGCCGGCACGGCCTTCCGTCGTACCCGCACCCGCGGCTGATGCCGGACTTCTGGGAGTTCCCGACCGTCTCGATGGGGCTGTCTCCGCTGGAGGCGATCTACCAGGCGCGGTTCAACCGATACCTGCACGACCGCCAGATCAAGGACACGTCGCGCTCGCACGTGTGGGCGTTCGCCGGCGACGGCGAGATGGACGAGGTCGAGTCGCTCGGCGCGCTCGGGGTCGCCGCTCGCGAAGAGCTCGACAACCTGACCTTCGTCGTCAACTGCAACCTGCAGCGCCTCGACGGGCCGGTGCGCGGCAACGGCAAGATCATCCAGGAGCTCGAGTCCTACTTCCGCGGCGCCGGCTGGCACGTGATCAAGGTGGTCTGGGGTCGCGAGTGGGACGAGCTGCTCGCGCGCGACGCCGACGGCGTACTCGTCAACGCGATGAACACCACGCCGGACGGTCAGTTCCAGAAGTACTCGGTCAGCGACGGCGCCTTCATCCGCGACGACTTCTTCGGCCGTGACCCACGGCTGCGCAAGATGGTCGAGCACCTGTCCGACGACGAGCTCACCCGGCTCTCCCGCGGCGGTCACGACTACCACAAGGTGTACGCCGCCTTCAAAGCCGCGCGCGAGCACGTCGGCCAGCCGACTGTGATCCTCGCCCACACGATCAAGGGCTGGACGCTCGGCAAGGACTTCGAGGCGCGCAACGCCACGCACCAGATGAAGAAGCTGACCAAGCCGGAGCTCAAGGAGTTCCGCGACCGGCTCTACCTGGAGATCCCGGACTCGGCGCTCGACGGCGACCTGCCGCCGTACTACCACCCGGGCAAGGACAGCGACGAGATCTCCTACATGCTCGAGCGCCGTCGTGCCCTCGGCGGGTTCCTGCCCCAGCGCCTCGACCGCTCCAAGCCGCTCGTGCTCCCCGGCGACAAGGTCTACGACGTGTTCCGGAAGGGGTCCGGCAAGCAAGCGGTCGCAACGACGATGGCGTTCGTCCGCCTGCTGAAGGACCTGATGAAGGACCCGGAGATCGGCAAGCGGTTCGTGCCCGTCATCCCCGACGAGGCGCGGACGTTCGGCATCGACGCGATGTTCCCCACCGCCAAGATCTACTCGACGCACGGCCAGCGCTACGACCCCGTCGACGCCGACATGCTGCTCTCCTACCGCGAGGACACCCGCGGCCAGATCCTGCACGAGGGCATCAGCGAAGCAGGGTCGATGGCGAGTGTCATCGCAGCGGGTTCGTCGTACGCGACGCACAGCGAGCCGATGATCCCGGTCTACGTCTTCTACTCGATGTTCGGCTTCCAGCGCACCGGCGACCTGATGTGGGCGATGGCGGACCAGCTGTGCAGTGGCTTCCTGCTCGGCGCCACTGCCGGGCGTACGACCCTGAACGGCGAGGGCCTGCAGCACGAGGACGGTCACTCGCTGCTGCTCGCGGCCACCAACCCGGCCTGCGTGTCCTACGACCCGGCCTTCGCCTACGAGGTCGCGATCATCGTCAAGGAAGCGCTCAACCGGATGTACGGCGACCGCAGCAAGGGTGACGACCACCGGCACGTCTTCTACTACCTCACCGTCTACAACGAGCCGATGCCGCAGCCGGCCACGCCGGAGATCGACAACCTCGACGAGCAGGTCCTCCGTGGGCTCTATCGCTTCGCCGCCGCGCCCGAGGTCAGGGGCAACGGCGACGCGCCGCGCGCGCAGCTGATCGCCAGCGGCACCGCGCTGCACTGGGTTCTCGACGCGCAGGCCAAGCTCGCGGCCGACTGGGGGGTTGCCGCCGACGTCTGGAGTGCGACGTCGTGGACCGAGCTGCGCCGCGAGGCGCTCGAGTGCGATCTGCAGAACCGGCTGGCCGCCGCGGCGGGTGGCGAGGCCGAGCACCGGACCCCGTGGATCACCCACCAGCTCGAGGACGTGCCGGGCCCGGTGATCGCGGTCAGCGACTGGATGCGCGCCGTGCCCGACCAGATCGCACAATGGGTGCCCGGCGACTGGTCCTCACTCGGCACCGACGGCTTCGGCCGCTCCGACACGCGACCTGCGCTGCGCCGGTACTTCTCCGTCGACGCGGAGTCCGTGGTGCTCGCGACGCTGACGGAGCTGGCCAGGCTCGGCGAGGTCAAACCGGAGGCGCCGGCGGAGGCCATCGCGAAATACGGGCTGAACCAGGACTAA
- a CDS encoding dienelactone hydrolase family protein, whose protein sequence is MTDALADFERESFEALGTTRDIYRIGTGPAVIVISELPGITPLVAEFGRKVAARGCTAVLPHLFGTPGAPPALPYNMRVLAGTCISREFTMLAHNRASPVTVWLRALAKAEHERCGGPGVGAVGMCLTGGFALAMMVDDTVVAPVLSQPSLPFPIGRQRKAELGISPADLARVKQRVADGTCVLGLRFSGDLSSPKERFETLHRELGAGFIAVELDSSAGNPHGHPKAAHSVLTEHLDDREGTPTRAALDQVLDFFTERLHPHRTSESAPR, encoded by the coding sequence GTGACGGACGCCCTCGCCGACTTCGAGCGGGAGAGCTTCGAAGCCCTCGGCACGACCCGCGACATCTACCGGATCGGCACCGGCCCGGCCGTCATCGTGATCTCCGAGCTCCCCGGCATCACTCCGCTCGTCGCCGAGTTCGGCCGCAAGGTCGCGGCCCGAGGGTGCACCGCCGTACTCCCGCACTTGTTCGGTACGCCGGGAGCGCCGCCAGCACTGCCGTACAACATGCGGGTCCTCGCCGGCACCTGCATCTCACGGGAGTTCACGATGCTCGCGCACAACCGGGCCAGCCCGGTGACAGTCTGGCTGCGCGCGCTCGCCAAGGCCGAGCACGAGCGGTGCGGCGGACCTGGCGTCGGCGCGGTCGGCATGTGCCTGACCGGCGGGTTCGCGCTCGCCATGATGGTCGACGACACGGTCGTCGCACCGGTGCTGAGCCAGCCGTCCCTGCCGTTCCCGATCGGGAGGCAGCGCAAGGCCGAGCTCGGGATCTCGCCCGCCGACCTGGCCAGGGTCAAGCAGCGCGTCGCCGACGGGACCTGCGTGCTCGGGCTGCGCTTCTCAGGTGACCTCTCGAGCCCCAAGGAGCGTTTCGAGACGCTGCACCGCGAGCTCGGCGCCGGGTTCATCGCGGTGGAGCTCGACTCCTCGGCCGGCAATCCCCATGGGCACCCGAAGGCGGCACACTCGGTGCTCACCGAGCACCTCGACGACCGCGAGGGCACACCGACCCGCGCCGCACTCGACCAGGTTCTCGACTTCTTCACCGAACGGTTGCACCCGCACCGGACGAGCGAGTCCGCTCCGCGATGA
- a CDS encoding FGGY family carbohydrate kinase — translation MSGPDSGGAILAVDQGTSSTKALVVAPDGSVLAVAQVAVHPKPVGDDGVEQDPAELYESVVEAGRRALASSGVDVVTIGFANQGETVMAWDRTTGDPLAPALSWQDRRSAAICADLSAHADRLLELTGLPLDPYFAGPKVRWLREHGIADGVVTTTDTWLLHRLTGAFVTDVTTASRTALLDLTRREWSAEACELFGVDPDLLPDVVGCTATVGHTYAFGPSLPVTGLAVDQQAALYGEGCLRPGDSKCTYGTGAFLLANAGPGRPRSTHGLSASVGWDDRGDIVYCLDGQLYTVGSMVDWLVGRRLLAGPADLDPVASSVPDAGGVVCVPALAGLGAPYWTPQARASFEGVSLATTDAHLVRAVVDGIAGQVALLAQAAAADLGEAIGLLRVDGGLTASRVLMQTQADLLQAPVEVYPSPHATALGVAQLARRGLGEPVVPVTVPGERYEPRIGADEAAARLDRLAASISRAIEATPSGGDR, via the coding sequence ATGAGCGGACCGGACTCCGGCGGCGCGATCCTCGCCGTCGACCAGGGCACGTCGTCGACGAAGGCGCTGGTGGTCGCACCGGACGGGTCGGTGCTCGCGGTCGCCCAGGTGGCCGTGCATCCGAAGCCGGTCGGCGATGACGGGGTCGAGCAGGATCCTGCGGAGCTGTACGAGTCGGTCGTTGAAGCCGGGCGACGCGCGCTCGCGAGCTCCGGCGTCGACGTCGTTACGATCGGCTTCGCGAACCAGGGCGAGACGGTCATGGCATGGGACCGCACCACCGGTGACCCGCTCGCGCCCGCGCTGTCGTGGCAGGACCGGCGCTCGGCTGCGATCTGTGCCGACCTGTCGGCGCACGCCGACCGGCTGCTCGAGCTGACCGGGCTGCCGCTGGACCCGTACTTCGCCGGCCCGAAGGTTCGCTGGCTGCGAGAACACGGCATCGCCGATGGCGTGGTCACGACGACGGACACGTGGTTGCTGCACCGCCTGACCGGCGCGTTCGTCACCGACGTGACCACTGCATCGCGGACCGCGTTGCTGGACCTGACGCGACGCGAGTGGTCCGCCGAGGCGTGCGAGCTGTTCGGCGTCGATCCCGATCTGCTCCCCGATGTGGTGGGCTGCACCGCAACGGTCGGGCACACCTACGCCTTCGGTCCGTCGTTGCCCGTGACCGGTCTCGCCGTCGACCAGCAGGCAGCACTGTACGGCGAGGGCTGCCTGCGTCCGGGCGATTCGAAGTGCACGTACGGCACCGGCGCATTCCTGCTCGCGAACGCCGGACCCGGTCGCCCGCGCTCGACCCACGGGCTGTCCGCGTCGGTCGGGTGGGACGACCGCGGTGACATCGTCTACTGCCTCGACGGCCAGCTCTACACCGTGGGCTCGATGGTCGACTGGCTGGTCGGTCGACGGCTGCTCGCCGGGCCGGCGGACCTCGACCCGGTCGCGTCGAGCGTGCCCGATGCCGGCGGCGTGGTCTGCGTACCGGCCCTCGCCGGCCTGGGAGCGCCGTACTGGACGCCGCAGGCGCGCGCGTCGTTCGAGGGGGTGTCGCTCGCGACGACCGATGCGCATCTGGTCCGCGCGGTTGTCGATGGCATCGCCGGACAGGTGGCGCTGCTCGCGCAGGCTGCGGCGGCGGACCTCGGCGAGGCGATCGGCCTGCTCCGCGTCGACGGTGGCCTCACCGCATCGCGGGTGCTCATGCAGACCCAGGCCGACCTGCTGCAGGCGCCGGTGGAGGTCTATCCCTCGCCGCATGCAACCGCGCTCGGTGTGGCCCAGCTCGCCCGACGTGGTCTCGGCGAGCCGGTGGTGCCGGTGACCGTACCCGGCGAGCGCTACGAGCCGCGAATCGGAGCCGATGAAGCGGCGGCCCGCCTCGATCGGCTGGCCGCGTCGATCTCGCGCGCGATCGAGGCCACGCCGTCCGGCGGCGACCGTTGA
- a CDS encoding NAD(P)/FAD-dependent oxidoreductase — translation MTDGAGYDVAVIGAGVVGCAIARRLGRTSRSVALIDARLDVGDATSKANTAILHTGFDAPVGSLEARLVRDGHRLLAAYAGQVGIPVERTGAHVVAWTDDQHAALNGLHEKALANGYDAAELIDAASLYDAEPHLGAGALGALRIADESVICPWTTTLAYATEAVECGVELRLDEAVSGISTDADGHMIATSRGVLRAAWVVNAAGLRSDEIDRMFGGSGFTVTPRRGQLVVFDKLARRLVRSIVLPIPTGTTKGVLVNPTIYGNLLVGPTAEDLDDKSDTATTHDALRALVAAGVAIVPGLAGEEVTNSYSGLRAATEHRDYQIRIASEQRYVCVGGIRSTGLTASLAIAEHVAGLLDAAGVDVGERAGLPPPPRMPNLGEASERPALSPSRVAADPEYGRIVCFCERVSRGEVRDALHSPLPPRDRGGLARRTRATNGRCQGFYCGAEIAALLGAGRGGR, via the coding sequence TTGACGGACGGGGCGGGGTACGACGTCGCCGTGATCGGCGCCGGCGTGGTCGGCTGCGCGATCGCCCGGCGACTCGGCCGCACCTCGCGGTCGGTCGCGCTGATCGACGCACGGTTGGACGTCGGCGACGCCACCAGCAAGGCCAACACCGCGATCCTGCACACCGGCTTCGACGCGCCGGTCGGCAGCCTCGAGGCGAGGTTGGTGCGCGACGGCCACCGCCTGCTCGCGGCCTACGCCGGACAGGTCGGGATACCCGTCGAGCGGACGGGCGCGCACGTGGTGGCGTGGACCGACGACCAGCACGCCGCGCTCAACGGGCTGCACGAGAAGGCGTTGGCCAACGGGTACGACGCCGCCGAGCTGATCGATGCTGCTTCCCTGTACGACGCCGAGCCCCATCTCGGCGCGGGAGCGTTGGGAGCACTACGGATCGCTGACGAGTCGGTGATCTGCCCGTGGACGACGACGCTCGCCTACGCGACGGAGGCGGTCGAGTGCGGCGTCGAGCTCAGACTCGACGAGGCGGTCAGCGGCATTTCGACCGATGCCGACGGCCACATGATCGCGACGTCCCGCGGCGTCCTTCGTGCGGCGTGGGTAGTCAACGCCGCGGGTCTGCGCAGCGACGAGATCGACCGGATGTTCGGCGGCTCCGGCTTTACCGTCACGCCGCGCCGGGGACAGCTCGTCGTGTTCGACAAGCTCGCCCGGCGCCTGGTCCGCTCGATCGTCCTGCCGATTCCGACCGGCACCACGAAGGGCGTTCTCGTCAACCCGACGATTTACGGCAACCTCCTGGTCGGGCCGACCGCCGAGGATCTCGACGACAAGTCCGACACCGCCACCACGCACGACGCGCTGCGCGCCTTGGTGGCCGCGGGCGTTGCGATCGTTCCCGGGCTGGCCGGCGAGGAGGTCACGAACAGCTACTCCGGGCTGCGTGCCGCGACCGAGCATCGCGACTACCAGATCCGGATCGCTTCCGAGCAGCGTTACGTGTGCGTCGGCGGCATCCGCTCCACCGGCTTGACCGCATCGCTGGCGATCGCCGAACACGTCGCTGGACTGCTCGACGCGGCCGGAGTCGATGTCGGCGAGCGGGCCGGTCTGCCACCACCGCCGCGGATGCCGAACCTCGGCGAGGCTTCCGAACGGCCGGCGCTGTCACCGAGCCGCGTGGCGGCAGATCCCGAGTACGGCCGGATCGTCTGCTTCTGCGAACGCGTGAGCCGCGGCGAGGTACGCGACGCGCTGCACTCACCGCTACCGCCGCGCGACCGCGGCGGCCTGGCCCGCCGGACCCGGGCGACGAACGGGCGCTGCCAAGGCTTCTACTGCGGTGCCGAGATCGCCGCGCTGCTCGGCGCGGGCCGGGGCGGGCGATGA
- a CDS encoding FAD-dependent oxidoreductase produces the protein MSEEVVGVVVVGAGPAGLAAARALRAGGVPDVLVIDRERSAGGVPRHCHHTGFGLRDLHRSLTGPRYAAELVRRTTATGARIETETMATGWAAPGALSVTAPSGIRTLTAHAVVLATGARERPRAARLVAGDRGDGVFTTGQLQQWVYEQHLPVGHRAVVVGGEHVSYSAVLTLRHAGARTVAMVTEHSRHQTYPAFARAVRIGLRVPLVTGTEVLAVHGRPRVAGVELRNVATGAISTIDADTIVFTGDWVPDHELARTAGIDVDPGSKAPVVDLAGATSATAVYAAGNLVHPAETADIAALRGAAVGTALARRLTGVDPPARKATSSIVVEPPLLWAAPGRISSSLGTLPPYGLVLRTAERRRRATVVVEQGSRELARFRVRVVVPNRSLRVPLDWAAQAKLGGGPVSVRLT, from the coding sequence ATGAGCGAAGAGGTGGTCGGCGTCGTCGTGGTCGGCGCGGGACCGGCCGGGCTGGCGGCCGCTCGTGCGCTACGCGCGGGTGGCGTCCCCGATGTCCTCGTCATCGACCGCGAACGCTCCGCCGGCGGCGTGCCTCGGCACTGTCACCACACCGGCTTCGGGCTGCGTGACCTGCACCGGTCGCTGACCGGTCCGCGCTATGCCGCCGAGCTGGTCCGTCGTACGACGGCAACGGGGGCCCGGATCGAGACGGAGACGATGGCAACCGGCTGGGCCGCACCGGGCGCGCTGTCGGTGACCGCGCCGTCAGGGATCCGGACGTTGACCGCGCATGCCGTCGTGCTCGCGACCGGCGCGCGGGAACGACCGCGCGCGGCCCGGTTGGTCGCCGGCGACCGCGGCGACGGCGTGTTCACCACCGGCCAGCTCCAGCAGTGGGTGTACGAGCAGCACCTCCCGGTCGGTCACCGGGCCGTCGTGGTCGGCGGCGAACACGTGTCCTACTCGGCGGTGCTCACGCTGCGGCACGCCGGCGCGCGAACCGTGGCAATGGTCACCGAACACTCCCGCCACCAGACCTATCCGGCCTTCGCGCGCGCAGTGCGAATCGGTCTGCGGGTGCCGCTGGTCACCGGCACGGAAGTCCTTGCGGTCCACGGCCGGCCGCGCGTTGCGGGCGTCGAGCTGCGCAACGTCGCTACGGGCGCGATCTCGACGATCGATGCGGACACCATCGTGTTCACCGGTGACTGGGTCCCCGACCACGAGCTCGCCCGGACGGCAGGCATCGATGTCGACCCGGGTTCCAAGGCACCGGTGGTCGACCTCGCCGGAGCGACTTCTGCGACCGCGGTGTACGCCGCCGGCAACCTGGTGCATCCGGCCGAGACCGCGGACATCGCCGCGCTCCGTGGCGCGGCGGTCGGGACCGCACTCGCCCGCCGCCTCACCGGCGTTGACCCGCCAGCCCGCAAGGCAACCAGCTCGATCGTGGTCGAGCCGCCGTTGCTCTGGGCCGCACCAGGACGGATCTCGTCGAGCCTCGGCACGTTGCCGCCGTACGGACTCGTGCTGCGGACCGCCGAACGGCGCCGACGCGCGACGGTCGTCGTCGAGCAGGGCAGCCGCGAGCTCGCGCGATTCCGCGTCCGGGTCGTGGTGCCGAATCGCTCGCTGCGCGTGCCGCTCGACTGGGCAGCACAGGCCAAGCTGGGCGGTGGCCCGGTCAGCGTTCGACTGACGTAG
- a CDS encoding DUF3145 domain-containing protein, producing the protein MSARGVLFVHSCPPAVRPHVEWAIAGVLGVPVRLDWHDQPIQPGCQRAQSGWRGPSGTAGRIAAALRGWPLVRAEVTEEPSEGCDGERYAMTPDLGIYRTAMSANGDVLVQEDRLRAVLAEAADSPSLVHAIQRLLGKAWDEELEPYRCAGDGTPVRWLSSAV; encoded by the coding sequence GTGAGCGCTCGAGGTGTGCTGTTCGTGCATTCCTGCCCGCCTGCGGTGCGGCCCCACGTGGAGTGGGCGATCGCCGGCGTCCTCGGCGTACCGGTTCGGCTCGACTGGCACGACCAGCCGATCCAGCCCGGCTGCCAGCGCGCGCAGTCAGGCTGGCGCGGACCGAGCGGTACGGCGGGCCGGATCGCCGCGGCCCTTCGGGGTTGGCCGCTCGTCCGGGCCGAGGTCACCGAGGAGCCGAGCGAGGGATGCGACGGCGAGCGCTACGCGATGACCCCGGATCTCGGCATCTACCGGACCGCGATGAGCGCGAACGGCGACGTGCTCGTCCAGGAGGACCGGCTGCGCGCGGTGCTCGCCGAGGCGGCCGACTCGCCCTCGCTCGTGCACGCGATCCAGCGGTTGCTCGGCAAGGCATGGGACGAGGAGCTCGAGCCCTATCGCTGCGCGGGCGACGGCACGCCCGTGCGCTGGCTGAGCTCGGCCGTCTGA
- a CDS encoding permease-like cell division protein FtsX, protein MNPRRLRLAGALAGLALVAACGSSGPVDSPPTAAPGVGGAGSAPDIQKFLQLPVATPSVCPSNENGTTIGRASPWVGHVDLSIFLSTPVSAAQTSRVRQVLAKSMLVHRLYFESQSEAYAEFQRLYTCWASVSRSQTPPSYRVLLLPSITLQQRNGLVQQLVNLAGVDSVSCDPNVPCTQIHRTT, encoded by the coding sequence GTGAACCCTCGCCGGCTTCGTCTGGCCGGTGCGCTGGCCGGCCTCGCGCTGGTCGCGGCCTGCGGGTCGAGCGGGCCGGTCGACAGCCCGCCGACCGCGGCGCCGGGCGTCGGCGGCGCCGGTTCCGCGCCCGACATCCAGAAGTTCCTGCAACTGCCGGTCGCCACGCCGAGCGTGTGCCCGAGCAACGAGAACGGGACCACGATCGGCCGCGCCTCACCCTGGGTCGGCCACGTCGACCTCTCGATCTTCCTCTCGACACCGGTCAGCGCGGCGCAGACCTCGCGGGTCCGCCAGGTGCTCGCCAAGAGCATGCTCGTGCACCGCTTGTACTTCGAGTCCCAGTCGGAGGCGTACGCCGAGTTCCAGCGGCTCTACACCTGTTGGGCATCCGTCTCACGTTCGCAGACGCCGCCGTCGTACCGCGTCCTGCTGCTGCCCAGCATCACGCTGCAGCAACGCAACGGCCTGGTGCAGCAGCTGGTCAACCTGGCCGGTGTCGACTCGGTCAGCTGCGACCCGAACGTCCCCTGCACCCAGATCCACCGCACCACCTAA
- a CDS encoding 5-methyltetrahydropteroyltriglutamate--homocysteine S-methyltransferase, protein MTRRSEPPFRADHVGSLLRPERLMKARASEAAGEIDADELRAIEDDAIRDVVAMQRDVGLQSATDGEFRRTAWHMDFIYSLGGVTQANEKMRVQFFNDNGTIDFAPAALRIADRVRLNDTIFADHFRFLREQAGEGVTPKLTIPSPSMVHYRGGRAAIDESVYPDLDTFWDDLTAAYAEEVRRLGELGCQYLQLDDTSLAYLNDPRQRELIASLGGDREHQHELYIRNLNRVIAAKPEGMRITTHMCRGNFQSSWAAEGGYDFVAEALFGGLDVDGFFLEYDDARSGGFEPLRFVPEEKHVVLGLVTTKRGALESKDDLKRRIDEASTYVPLEQLCLSPQCGFSSTVEGNSLSYDEQVAKLRLIVETASEVWS, encoded by the coding sequence ATGACCCGACGCAGCGAGCCACCGTTCAGAGCCGATCACGTGGGCAGCCTGTTGCGACCAGAGCGGTTGATGAAGGCCCGGGCGAGCGAGGCCGCCGGAGAGATCGACGCGGACGAGCTGCGCGCAATCGAGGACGACGCGATCCGCGATGTCGTCGCAATGCAGCGCGACGTCGGCCTGCAGTCGGCGACCGATGGCGAGTTCCGTCGTACCGCGTGGCACATGGACTTCATCTACTCACTCGGCGGCGTCACGCAGGCCAACGAGAAGATGCGCGTGCAGTTCTTCAACGACAACGGCACGATCGACTTCGCTCCGGCCGCGTTGCGAATCGCGGATCGGGTCCGGCTGAACGACACCATCTTCGCCGACCACTTCCGCTTCCTGCGCGAGCAGGCCGGCGAGGGCGTGACACCGAAGCTCACCATCCCGTCGCCGAGCATGGTGCACTACCGCGGCGGCCGGGCAGCGATCGACGAGTCCGTCTATCCGGATCTCGACACATTCTGGGACGACCTCACCGCGGCGTACGCCGAAGAGGTTCGCCGCCTCGGCGAGCTGGGCTGCCAGTACCTGCAGCTCGACGACACGAGCCTTGCCTATCTCAACGACCCTCGACAGCGCGAGCTGATCGCTTCGCTCGGCGGCGACCGCGAGCACCAGCACGAGCTGTACATCCGCAATCTCAACCGGGTCATCGCCGCGAAGCCGGAAGGCATGCGCATCACGACTCACATGTGCCGCGGCAACTTCCAGTCCTCATGGGCGGCCGAAGGCGGTTACGACTTCGTCGCGGAGGCACTGTTCGGCGGACTCGACGTGGACGGGTTCTTCCTGGAGTACGACGACGCCCGATCGGGCGGGTTCGAGCCGCTGCGCTTCGTCCCCGAAGAAAAGCACGTCGTCCTCGGTCTCGTGACCACGAAACGGGGAGCGCTCGAATCCAAGGACGACCTGAAGCGGCGGATCGACGAGGCCTCGACGTACGTTCCGCTCGAGCAGCTCTGCCTCTCGCCGCAGTGCGGCTTCTCCTCGACCGTCGAAGGCAACTCGTTGAGCTACGACGAGCAGGTGGCGAAGCTCCGCCTGATCGTCGAAACCGCCTCCGAGGTCTGGTCCTAA